One window of Pirellulales bacterium genomic DNA carries:
- the mutM gene encoding bifunctional DNA-formamidopyrimidine glycosylase/DNA-(apurinic or apyrimidinic site) lyase translates to MPELPEVETMRRGIVPIVGSQIVAVERCKLRARPIQITPAGARFDGRLIGRRVTAIDRLGKRVIVRLDDETSVVFEPRMTGLVLLADPPTREHLRLRIHLENGRKTRHELMYWDQRGLGLVRAVDPAELEKLFGPERLGPDALAITVEGLREQFVKSRRPIKVALLDQRAVAGIGNLYASEMLHLAAIHPARPCHRLRAEDWQLLHTCMRRVLETAIRYEGSTLSDGTYRNALNEQGSYQNHHRVYDRAGKPCRTCRGEIVRIVQAQRSTFFCPTCQPKTARRK, encoded by the coding sequence ATGCCCGAGTTACCCGAAGTAGAGACCATGCGTCGCGGCATCGTGCCGATTGTGGGGAGCCAGATTGTGGCGGTCGAACGCTGCAAGCTGCGTGCAAGGCCCATTCAAATAACGCCGGCCGGGGCACGCTTCGACGGTCGGTTGATCGGCCGGCGCGTTACGGCCATCGACCGGCTGGGCAAACGGGTCATCGTGCGGTTGGATGATGAGACCTCGGTCGTTTTCGAGCCGCGGATGACGGGGTTGGTGTTGCTGGCAGATCCTCCCACGCGCGAGCACTTGCGGTTGCGCATCCATCTGGAGAACGGTCGTAAAACCCGCCACGAACTCATGTACTGGGACCAGCGCGGGCTGGGGTTGGTTCGCGCGGTCGATCCGGCCGAGTTGGAAAAGCTGTTTGGTCCCGAGCGATTGGGGCCGGATGCGCTTGCGATTACGGTCGAAGGGCTGCGCGAGCAATTCGTCAAAAGCCGTCGCCCGATCAAGGTAGCGCTACTGGATCAGCGCGCCGTAGCAGGGATCGGAAACTTGTACGCGTCCGAGATGCTACACCTGGCGGCGATCCACCCGGCGAGGCCGTGCCATCGCTTGCGGGCCGAGGATTGGCAGCTCTTGCACACGTGCATGCGCCGCGTTCTCGAAACCGCGATCCGCTACGAAGGTTCCACGCTTTCAGACGGGACCTATCGCAATGCCCTGAACGAGCAGGGGAGCTATCAGAATCATCACCGGGTGTACGATCGGGCCGGTAAGCCGTGCCGGACATGCCGTGGCGAGATCGTGCGCATCGTGCAAGCACAGCGCTCGACATTCTTTTGTCCGACGTGCCAGCCGAAGACCGCGCGACGGAAATGA
- the glnD gene encoding [protein-PII] uridylyltransferase, giving the protein MRPNILANKQRLADGREKLHQRHARGAFGSQICAAMTDLFDSIVLDLYEAALVDIGEAGPHGLATQVALVPHGGYGRRDVAPFSDVDLMILHTQSATRRVAPLAERMVRDLFDVGLHLGQAVRTVRDACALARQDATICTSLIESRYLAGSVGLYTHYAHRFERQTRRRARRLIGEIDDARREERGQYGETVYLLEPNIKRSQGGLRDIQLLRWVGFAGHSVTEPDGLRLAGALSRSDHDHIRRAIEFLLRLRNEMHFQAGKSSDVLDRAEQMRLAKVYGYEGSAGLLPVEQFMQEYFRMTNGVSNIVSRFVTSARSGPSWLDIFSPLYSHRFERDFRVSRNFVSVNPRSLEQMRSDLAQILRLADVANRYDKQIAHATSEAIRATIPNLPDEVTPDVTQRFLSLMDHPARLGELLRNLHEMGALEIIIPAFTHARSLLQFNDYHKYTVDEHCLRAVEAAANFGQDKGPLGRVYRRIKRKWLLHLALLIHDLGKGFPEDHSDVGRDIAEKTAHRLNLNEADTETLKFLVHKHLQMAHLAFRRDTSDQQLIVRFAVEVGSPETLQMLFVLTAADFVAVGPGVLNGWKVQVLTDVYRSAMVHLAGDAPALRNEDSLRLRREDVLGRLKDTVDRPWWERQLAAAPAPYLETTSIDEILEEFDRLHRLAPGDVAVQARYLQDAHTVEFKVGTHEAVTPGVFHKLCGALASQGLQILSAEINTLADGLIFDRFWVTDPDFPHEPPAGRLADIERAIESSLKGPADSRPTFRRVWRSGGQRSTLSLSPLPTQVRFDNSTSDRYTVVEFFAADRMGLLYTITRALFELGLSISVAKIGTYLDQVVDVFYVTDQSGKKVTAEDRMDEVRVRVLSAVEELEKIEADHAKTV; this is encoded by the coding sequence TTGCGACCGAATATTCTTGCCAATAAGCAGCGGCTCGCCGACGGCCGCGAAAAGCTGCATCAGCGACATGCGCGGGGCGCCTTCGGATCGCAAATCTGCGCCGCCATGACCGACCTGTTCGACTCGATCGTCCTCGACCTCTACGAGGCGGCGCTCGTTGACATCGGCGAAGCCGGCCCCCATGGGCTGGCCACGCAGGTCGCGCTCGTGCCCCATGGCGGTTACGGCCGCCGGGACGTCGCGCCGTTTTCCGATGTCGACTTGATGATTTTGCACACGCAGTCGGCCACGCGCCGCGTCGCCCCCTTGGCCGAGCGCATGGTGCGCGACCTGTTCGACGTCGGGCTGCACCTGGGGCAAGCCGTTCGCACGGTGCGCGACGCCTGTGCGCTTGCGCGGCAGGATGCCACGATCTGCACCTCGCTGATCGAGTCACGCTACCTGGCAGGCAGCGTCGGGCTGTACACCCATTACGCGCACCGCTTCGAGCGGCAGACTCGCCGCCGTGCCCGCCGCTTGATCGGCGAAATCGACGATGCACGCCGCGAGGAACGTGGGCAATACGGCGAGACGGTCTATCTGCTCGAACCAAACATCAAGCGTTCGCAAGGAGGCCTGCGAGATATTCAGCTTTTACGCTGGGTCGGCTTTGCCGGGCACAGCGTGACCGAGCCCGACGGACTGCGCCTGGCGGGCGCCCTGTCGCGATCGGATCACGACCATATTCGTCGCGCTATCGAATTCCTGCTGCGATTGCGCAACGAGATGCACTTTCAGGCCGGCAAGTCGAGCGATGTACTCGACCGTGCCGAACAGATGCGGTTGGCCAAGGTTTACGGTTACGAGGGCTCGGCCGGCCTGCTCCCCGTCGAGCAGTTCATGCAGGAATATTTCCGCATGACCAATGGCGTCAGCAATATCGTCTCGCGTTTCGTGACGTCGGCGCGCTCGGGGCCCAGTTGGCTGGACATCTTCAGCCCGCTTTACAGTCATCGCTTCGAGCGTGATTTCCGCGTCAGCCGTAATTTTGTCTCCGTCAATCCGCGCAGCCTCGAGCAGATGCGCTCCGATCTGGCGCAAATCCTGCGGTTGGCCGACGTGGCTAATCGTTACGACAAGCAGATTGCGCACGCCACGAGTGAAGCGATCCGCGCCACGATCCCCAACTTGCCCGATGAAGTGACCCCGGACGTGACGCAGCGTTTCCTGTCGCTGATGGACCATCCGGCCCGGCTGGGTGAGCTGCTGCGTAACCTGCACGAAATGGGCGCGCTCGAAATCATTATTCCCGCGTTCACGCACGCGCGATCGTTATTGCAATTCAACGACTATCACAAGTACACGGTTGACGAACATTGCCTGCGCGCGGTCGAAGCGGCCGCAAACTTTGGGCAAGACAAGGGTCCGCTGGGGCGCGTCTATCGCCGGATCAAACGCAAGTGGCTGCTGCACCTGGCCCTGTTGATACACGATCTGGGGAAAGGGTTTCCTGAAGACCACAGCGACGTGGGGCGCGATATCGCCGAAAAGACCGCGCACCGCTTGAACCTCAACGAGGCCGACACCGAAACCCTGAAGTTCCTCGTCCACAAGCATCTGCAAATGGCCCACCTGGCCTTTCGTCGCGACACCAGCGATCAGCAATTGATCGTCCGGTTCGCCGTCGAGGTCGGGTCGCCCGAAACCTTGCAAATGCTGTTCGTCCTCACGGCTGCCGACTTTGTCGCCGTGGGGCCAGGAGTCCTGAACGGCTGGAAGGTGCAAGTGCTGACCGACGTTTATCGGTCCGCCATGGTACACCTGGCTGGCGATGCCCCGGCCCTGCGCAATGAAGACTCACTGCGCCTGCGCCGCGAGGATGTGCTGGGTCGTCTCAAAGACACGGTCGATCGCCCCTGGTGGGAGCGGCAGTTGGCCGCGGCGCCGGCCCCCTATCTCGAAACGACCAGCATCGATGAAATACTCGAAGAATTCGACCGCTTGCACCGGCTCGCTCCTGGCGACGTGGCCGTTCAGGCCCGCTATCTGCAAGACGCGCATACCGTCGAGTTCAAAGTCGGCACGCACGAAGCCGTTACGCCCGGCGTATTTCACAAGCTGTGCGGAGCGTTGGCCAGCCAGGGATTGCAAATCCTCTCGGCCGAAATCAATACCCTGGCCGATGGATTGATCTTCGATCGTTTCTGGGTCACAGATCCCGACTTCCCGCACGAGCCCCCGGCCGGCCGCCTGGCCGACATCGAGCGCGCGATCGAAAGCTCGCTGAAGGGTCCCGCGGACAGCCGCCCCACGTTCCGCCGCGTCTGGCGCTCCGGAGGCCAACGCAGCACTCTTAGCCTTAGCCCGTTGCCTACGCAGGTGCGCTTCGACAACAGCACCTCGGATCGCTATACCGTCGTCGAGTTCTTTGCCGCCGACCGCATGGGCCTGCTGTACACAATCACGCGGGCGTTGTTCGAACTCGGCCTGTCAATTTCCGTGGCCAAGATCGGCACCTATCTCGATCAGGTCGTTGACGTCTTCTATGTCACCGATCAGTCGGGCAAGAAAGTCACCGCCGAGGACCGCATGGACGAGGTGCGGGTCCGAGTGCTCAGTGCCGTCGAAGAGCTCGAAAAAATCGAAGCCGACCACGCCAAGACGGTCTAA
- a CDS encoding P-II family nitrogen regulator, with protein MKKIEAIIRHFKLEDVKNALAAEGIQGMTISEVRGFGRQKGHTEMYRGQEYTVDFVPKVKVEIVVPSEGARRAIDTIMRAAQTGQIGDGKIFVVSLDETIRIRTGETGEEAV; from the coding sequence ATGAAGAAGATCGAAGCCATCATTCGCCACTTCAAGCTGGAGGACGTCAAAAACGCCCTCGCGGCCGAAGGCATTCAGGGCATGACGATTTCCGAGGTCCGCGGATTCGGCCGCCAGAAGGGGCACACCGAGATGTACCGCGGCCAGGAATACACGGTCGACTTCGTCCCCAAGGTCAAAGTCGAAATCGTGGTCCCCAGCGAAGGGGCTCGCCGCGCGATCGATACCATTATGCGGGCCGCACAGACCGGGCAGATCGGCGATGGAAAAATTTTCGTCGTCAGCCTCGACGAAACGATCCGCATCCGCACCGGAGAAACCGGCGAAGAAGCCGTTTAG
- a CDS encoding ammonium transporter, which translates to MSATRYFAAFVCACWLVTIGIATIHAQEPENAPAAAGAPAVTNETPESSHVEPGPQPIDKGDHAWMLVSSALVLMMTAPGLALFYCGLVRKKNVLSVMMQCVFLMAMMTVIWALWGYSLAFGGSPGDATYSRWIGNADYLFMRNVQPFENADGVVVYPIEGTIPRLTHMLFQGMFFIITPALICGAFAERMKFSTMVVFMILWGTLIYCPLCHWVWDGGLLAWDIPGGKKADGAWVGALDFAGGTVVHISSGISALVCALVMGRRLGFRSEPMPPHNLTYTTTGAALLWVGWFGFNAGSALAATEQAAAAFTATHFAAAAGGLAWAIMEWLTRGKPSVLGTCSGVVAGLVCITPASGFVQPMAALVMGATAGVVCFVACTTLKTKLGYDDSLDAFGVHGVGGTLGAILTGVFATKIVGGGAVPLGLLEELKTGAATTALDQPGILTQTVAALITWGVAAIGTFVLLKVLDVAMGLRVSQREEIQGLDLSQHGEEGYIFI; encoded by the coding sequence ATGTCGGCGACCAGATACTTCGCGGCATTCGTATGCGCGTGTTGGCTCGTAACGATCGGCATCGCCACAATCCATGCGCAAGAGCCCGAAAACGCCCCGGCCGCCGCCGGCGCTCCCGCGGTAACGAATGAAACGCCCGAAAGCTCGCACGTCGAACCAGGGCCACAGCCGATCGACAAGGGGGATCACGCCTGGATGCTCGTTTCCTCGGCGCTGGTGCTGATGATGACGGCGCCGGGGCTGGCCCTCTTTTACTGCGGCCTGGTGCGAAAAAAGAACGTCCTCAGCGTCATGATGCAGTGCGTCTTTCTGATGGCAATGATGACCGTTATTTGGGCCTTGTGGGGATATTCGCTAGCCTTCGGCGGTTCGCCGGGCGACGCAACGTACAGCCGCTGGATCGGCAACGCTGATTACCTGTTCATGCGAAACGTGCAGCCGTTCGAGAATGCAGACGGCGTCGTCGTCTATCCCATCGAAGGGACGATCCCGCGTCTCACCCACATGCTGTTCCAGGGCATGTTCTTCATCATCACGCCGGCGCTGATCTGCGGCGCCTTTGCCGAGCGCATGAAGTTCAGCACGATGGTCGTCTTCATGATCCTGTGGGGGACGTTGATCTACTGTCCCTTGTGTCATTGGGTCTGGGACGGCGGTCTGCTGGCCTGGGATATCCCCGGCGGCAAAAAGGCTGACGGCGCCTGGGTCGGCGCTTTGGATTTTGCCGGAGGTACCGTCGTACACATCAGCTCCGGCATCTCAGCATTGGTGTGCGCACTGGTTATGGGCCGCCGCCTCGGATTCCGCTCCGAGCCGATGCCACCCCACAATTTGACTTACACCACGACCGGAGCCGCGCTGTTATGGGTCGGCTGGTTCGGTTTCAACGCCGGCAGCGCCCTGGCCGCTACGGAACAGGCTGCCGCCGCTTTCACCGCTACGCACTTTGCCGCCGCAGCCGGAGGGCTGGCCTGGGCTATTATGGAATGGCTCACCCGCGGCAAGCCCAGCGTGCTGGGAACCTGCTCCGGCGTCGTGGCAGGATTGGTTTGCATTACACCCGCCTCGGGCTTCGTACAGCCGATGGCGGCACTGGTGATGGGAGCCACGGCCGGCGTCGTCTGCTTCGTCGCCTGCACAACTTTGAAGACAAAATTGGGCTACGACGATTCGCTCGACGCCTTTGGTGTCCACGGTGTGGGCGGCACGCTGGGCGCGATTCTGACCGGGGTCTTTGCCACGAAAATCGTCGGCGGTGGCGCCGTCCCACTGGGCCTGCTGGAAGAATTGAAAACCGGCGCCGCCACCACGGCTCTCGATCAGCCAGGAATCCTGACCCAAACCGTGGCGGCCCTCATCACCTGGGGCGTGGCGGCCATCGGCACGTTCGTCCTGCTCAAGGTGCTGGACGTCGCGATGGGGCTGCGAGTTTCGCAACGCGAGGAAATCCAGGGCCTGGACCTCAGCCAGCACGGCGAAGAAGGCTACATATTCATTTGA
- a CDS encoding cob(I)yrinic acid a,c-diamide adenosyltransferase, with amino-acid sequence MKIYTKTGDAGETGLFGGPRVPKDAPRIEAYGTVDELNALLGLVRCETLAPDIDALLARIQNELFDVGAELATPNPQAKNTATLGPKNIAALEEAIDQHEAHLAPLRQFILPGGTRPAALMHLARTVCRRAERRLVTLATTETISPTLVIYLNRLSDLLFVLARSTNQSQGCNDVPWQKSSP; translated from the coding sequence ATGAAGATCTACACAAAGACCGGAGACGCAGGCGAGACCGGACTTTTCGGCGGTCCGCGTGTGCCGAAGGATGCGCCTCGGATCGAAGCCTACGGCACGGTCGACGAGCTCAACGCGCTGTTGGGACTCGTGCGCTGTGAAACGCTGGCCCCAGACATCGACGCGCTGCTGGCCCGCATCCAAAATGAACTCTTTGACGTGGGGGCCGAACTGGCGACGCCAAACCCGCAGGCGAAGAACACCGCGACCCTGGGTCCCAAGAACATCGCGGCGTTGGAAGAGGCCATCGACCAGCACGAGGCTCATCTCGCCCCGTTGCGCCAGTTCATCCTGCCTGGCGGCACCCGTCCCGCGGCATTAATGCACCTGGCACGCACTGTGTGCCGCCGCGCCGAACGCCGCTTAGTCACCCTCGCCACGACCGAGACGATATCACCGACGCTCGTTATTTACTTGAATCGCTTAAGCGACCTCCTTTTTGTCCTGGCGCGGTCGACCAATCAATCGCAAGGGTGCAACGACGTCCCTTGGCAAAAGTCTTCGCCTTAG
- a CDS encoding biopolymer transporter Tol, which yields MIRNLYRSLQFLCLLVVGAACGFAAARSAVAQESIESKFLSNVRQVTDGFVKAGEGYFSPDGNEIIYQAVPKDYPFYQIYRQKLSGDVPHRVSTGRGRTTCANFRPDGKKLIYASSHLDPQLDKTEKDERRQQAEDAKAGRRRRYEWNFDPYMDIFTADTDGGHLQQSTDSPGYDAEGAYSPDGKQIVFCSTRDGDPDIYVMDADGANVRQLPNTPGYDGGPFFSPDGKWVVFRSDRDKEGFLQIYVIGADGANETPLTSNPNSVNWAPYWHPTQPYIIWTGADHSDPEARPNYDLWLMHFGKRDGKIQPGPITRVTDNPTADVLPVFSPDAKQLMWTSNRTPDHASQLFIGDFKLPE from the coding sequence ATGATTCGCAATCTTTACCGTTCGTTGCAATTCCTGTGCTTGCTCGTGGTTGGCGCCGCTTGTGGATTTGCCGCAGCCCGAAGCGCCGTGGCACAGGAATCGATCGAGAGCAAGTTCCTGAGCAACGTGCGGCAAGTGACCGACGGCTTCGTGAAGGCGGGCGAGGGATACTTTTCGCCCGACGGCAATGAGATCATCTATCAAGCCGTGCCGAAGGACTATCCCTTTTATCAAATCTACCGGCAAAAGCTCTCTGGCGACGTGCCGCATCGTGTGAGCACGGGGCGCGGCCGTACGACATGCGCCAATTTTCGGCCGGATGGCAAAAAGCTGATTTACGCGTCGAGCCATCTCGACCCGCAACTCGACAAGACCGAAAAGGACGAACGCCGCCAGCAGGCCGAAGACGCCAAGGCTGGCCGGCGCCGACGTTATGAGTGGAATTTCGACCCGTACATGGACATCTTTACTGCCGACACTGACGGTGGGCACTTGCAGCAGTCGACCGACTCGCCTGGCTACGATGCCGAGGGGGCTTACTCACCGGATGGCAAGCAGATTGTGTTTTGCAGCACGCGCGACGGCGATCCCGATATTTACGTGATGGATGCCGACGGTGCTAACGTCCGCCAGTTGCCCAATACGCCCGGCTACGACGGTGGGCCGTTCTTTTCGCCAGATGGGAAATGGGTTGTGTTTCGCAGCGACCGCGACAAGGAAGGTTTCTTGCAGATCTACGTGATCGGCGCTGATGGCGCGAACGAAACGCCGCTGACCTCGAATCCGAACAGCGTCAATTGGGCTCCCTATTGGCACCCGACGCAGCCGTATATCATCTGGACCGGCGCCGACCATAGCGATCCCGAGGCCCGACCGAACTATGACCTGTGGTTGATGCACTTCGGAAAGCGCGACGGTAAGATTCAGCCCGGTCCAATTACTCGGGTGACCGACAATCCGACGGCGGACGTGCTGCCGGTCTTTTCGCCGGATGCGAAACAATTGATGTGGACGTCGAATCGAACGCCCGATCATGCGAGCCAGCTATTCATCGGGGATTTCAAGCTTCCCGAGTAA
- a CDS encoding transglutaminase family protein — MLDREEWDVYYIGDAQLGYGYTRWQAVADAPDLIRAEGLLHLSIKRFGEETVSEARMSVVETSAGLVRSFSSDTRLGPTPNVTRGELAGDKMQITTESGGQKRQTTLAWPRTTGGYFAIEESLRDQPMQPGETRAISTLMPIFNQIAKTELRAVRLEATELLKEKRELLRIETKTTLPGAAPIEGIQWTDTTGQTLKSSTPSMNQTSYRTTKAIALRGTSAQALDLGKQSLVKLSHPPADAHGAKQIRYRVHLDDADPAEIFVNDESQSVHRINDRDSEVTVRAIRPDDAPHNAISAGKPSDDDRRASSIVQSDDPRIIAMAKEAMKNVQGAGPSAVALERYVHGHVTEKNYSQTFATASEVAKTLEGDCTEHAVLLAALLRAQGIPARVAIGMVYVSSVQAFAFHMWTEAFVDGHWIGLDGTLGRGGVSAGHLKLATSSLQDETAFATFLPVMQVLGKLKIDVVDEQR; from the coding sequence TTGCTCGACCGCGAGGAATGGGACGTCTATTACATCGGCGACGCCCAGTTGGGTTACGGCTATACCCGCTGGCAAGCCGTCGCGGACGCCCCCGACCTGATCCGGGCCGAGGGCCTGCTGCACCTCTCGATCAAACGATTCGGCGAAGAGACAGTTTCCGAAGCACGCATGTCCGTTGTCGAAACCTCGGCCGGGCTGGTGCGCAGTTTTTCCTCGGATACCAGGCTGGGGCCAACGCCCAACGTTACGCGGGGCGAACTGGCCGGCGACAAGATGCAGATTACAACCGAGTCCGGCGGTCAAAAGCGGCAGACCACCCTCGCCTGGCCGCGCACGACCGGAGGCTATTTCGCCATTGAGGAAAGCCTTCGCGATCAGCCCATGCAGCCGGGCGAGACGCGCGCGATTTCGACGTTGATGCCGATCTTCAATCAAATCGCAAAGACCGAACTGCGCGCCGTACGGCTCGAAGCAACCGAGCTGCTCAAGGAAAAGCGCGAGTTGCTGCGAATCGAAACCAAAACCACGCTCCCGGGTGCCGCGCCGATCGAGGGTATTCAATGGACCGACACCACGGGGCAGACGCTAAAATCATCCACACCGTCGATGAATCAGACGTCCTATCGCACGACCAAAGCAATCGCGTTGCGCGGCACGTCAGCACAGGCTCTCGATCTTGGGAAACAATCCCTCGTAAAGCTCTCGCACCCGCCTGCCGACGCGCACGGCGCCAAGCAGATCCGCTATCGCGTGCACCTGGATGACGCGGATCCTGCCGAAATCTTCGTCAATGATGAGAGTCAGTCGGTCCATCGAATCAACGACCGCGACTCCGAGGTCACGGTCCGCGCGATTCGTCCCGACGACGCGCCGCACAACGCGATCTCAGCCGGCAAACCATCGGACGACGACCGGCGCGCGAGCAGTATTGTCCAAAGTGATGATCCCCGCATCATCGCCATGGCCAAGGAAGCTATGAAAAATGTGCAAGGCGCAGGCCCCAGCGCCGTGGCTCTCGAGCGCTACGTTCACGGACACGTGACTGAAAAGAACTATTCGCAAACGTTCGCCACCGCCTCGGAAGTGGCCAAGACTCTGGAGGGGGATTGCACCGAGCACGCCGTCCTGCTCGCGGCGCTCTTGCGGGCCCAAGGCATACCGGCACGCGTCGCGATCGGCATGGTTTACGTGTCGAGCGTTCAGGCCTTCGCGTTCCACATGTGGACCGAAGCCTTCGTCGACGGCCATTGGATCGGCCTGGATGGCACGCTGGGCCGGGGAGGCGTCAGCGCAGGGCATTTGAAGTTGGCCACCAGCAGCCTGCAGGACGAAACCGCGTTTGCGACGTTCCTGCCCGTCATGCAGGTACTGGGGAAGCTGAAGATCGACGTCGTCGACGAACAACGCTAG
- a CDS encoding phage holin family protein produces the protein MYGPASDSPTTSIPNNPNLMAQDKDSLFGPTMADLGRLREELRALVAIRWELARLELVTAFADVRRLVVALVIAGLLALISLPVLVVATANALGGVLGLSVTGWLFISFATLVVAAGAVAWLGWRRFQRHFVGLEETLEVLQEDQAWVESLTASVKPKSR, from the coding sequence GTGTATGGTCCAGCCTCCGACAGCCCGACGACCTCGATTCCGAATAATCCGAATTTGATGGCGCAAGACAAGGACTCACTTTTTGGCCCAACGATGGCTGACCTCGGTCGGCTTCGCGAGGAGCTGCGCGCCTTGGTCGCTATCCGCTGGGAACTCGCCCGGCTGGAACTGGTAACCGCCTTTGCCGACGTACGACGTCTGGTCGTCGCTCTGGTGATTGCGGGACTGCTGGCCCTGATTTCCTTGCCGGTGCTCGTCGTCGCCACGGCAAACGCCCTGGGAGGCGTTCTAGGGCTCAGCGTGACCGGCTGGCTCTTCATTTCCTTTGCCACCCTGGTCGTGGCTGCCGGGGCCGTTGCCTGGTTGGGATGGCGCCGATTCCAACGGCATTTCGTCGGCCTGGAAGAAACGCTCGAGGTCCTGCAAGAGGATCAGGCCTGGGTCGAATCGCTCACGGCGTCCGTTAAGCCGAAGAGCCGCTAG
- a CDS encoding acyl-CoA dehydrogenase family protein: MANFFQDAPVLANQYDDDHVLRRFLTRRLPAEMLAEIEPDLHRFGQRVASDVLAMGEDAHAHEPELVQFDPWGRRIDRIDTAQGWQDLERVSAEEGLIAIGYERKLGALSRIYQFAKLYLFNPSSATYSCPLAMTDGAARLIEVMRDKELQAGAFRHLTSRDPQQFWTSGQWMTERTGGSDVGRTETVARHDAGPWYQLHGTKWFTSATTAQMTMTLARIEDESGKSTPGSRGLSLFYLETRQPSGELNHILIHRLKDKLGTRSLPTAELSLEGTRAKLLGETGDGVKNITTLVNITRLHNVIGAISGMRRGLALARDYAQRREAFGKFLIDQPLHVETLADLAIEFQAGFQLAFRALDLLGKEECGAATSEESAVLRLLTPLAKLYTARQSVASASEVVEGFGGAGYVENTGFPRLLRDAQVLSIWEGTTNVLSLDALRAIEKSDAFGPFMAEVDELLSGVTLSDLAPAVARAAEAARQVRAFLPAALAEGRDYQQAGARAFAYSLARVMAAALLLDDAQWNFQADGDARAIVVARRWCARQLAPLMSADRAWRAESEALARDLPLAERGAAAGSRKS, translated from the coding sequence GTGGCGAACTTCTTTCAGGATGCGCCGGTTCTGGCCAATCAATACGACGACGATCATGTCCTGCGTCGTTTTTTGACGCGCCGTCTGCCGGCCGAGATGCTGGCCGAGATCGAGCCTGACTTGCATCGCTTCGGACAGCGGGTCGCGAGCGACGTGTTGGCGATGGGCGAGGACGCCCATGCCCACGAGCCGGAGCTGGTGCAGTTCGACCCGTGGGGACGGCGCATCGATCGAATCGACACGGCGCAAGGCTGGCAAGATCTGGAGCGCGTGAGCGCCGAGGAAGGGCTGATCGCGATCGGCTACGAGCGGAAGCTCGGCGCGCTGTCGCGGATCTATCAGTTCGCCAAGCTCTATTTATTCAATCCTTCGTCAGCCACTTATTCTTGCCCCTTGGCCATGACTGATGGGGCCGCCAGGCTGATCGAAGTGATGCGCGACAAGGAATTGCAAGCTGGCGCGTTTCGCCATTTGACGTCGCGCGATCCGCAGCAATTCTGGACCAGCGGACAATGGATGACTGAGCGCACCGGCGGCTCGGACGTCGGCCGTACGGAAACCGTCGCCCGACATGATGCTGGACCGTGGTATCAGCTGCACGGAACAAAATGGTTCACCTCGGCCACGACGGCGCAGATGACCATGACCCTGGCCCGGATCGAGGATGAGAGCGGCAAGTCAACGCCCGGCAGCCGGGGCCTGAGCCTGTTCTATCTCGAAACGCGTCAGCCATCGGGCGAATTGAACCACATCCTGATCCATCGCCTGAAAGACAAGCTGGGCACGCGCAGCCTGCCGACGGCCGAGTTGAGCTTGGAGGGGACGCGGGCCAAGTTGCTTGGTGAGACGGGGGACGGCGTCAAAAATATCACGACGCTCGTCAACATCACGCGACTGCACAACGTGATTGGCGCGATCTCGGGAATGCGCCGGGGCCTCGCCTTGGCGCGTGATTACGCCCAGCGGCGCGAGGCGTTCGGCAAATTCTTGATCGATCAGCCGCTGCACGTCGAGACGCTGGCCGACTTGGCCATAGAATTTCAGGCCGGATTTCAGTTGGCGTTCCGCGCGCTCGATCTGTTGGGAAAAGAAGAATGCGGCGCCGCGACCAGCGAAGAGTCGGCGGTGCTGCGGCTGCTTACCCCGTTGGCAAAGCTGTACACGGCCCGACAATCGGTCGCCTCGGCCAGCGAGGTCGTTGAAGGATTTGGCGGGGCGGGCTACGTCGAGAACACGGGCTTTCCGCGGTTGCTGCGCGACGCGCAGGTCCTGTCGATCTGGGAAGGGACGACCAACGTGTTGAGCCTCGACGCGCTGCGCGCGATCGAGAAATCGGACGCGTTCGGTCCGTTTATGGCCGAGGTCGACGAGCTGCTGTCGGGCGTGACTCTCAGCGATTTGGCTCCGGCCGTTGCTCGAGCAGCCGAAGCAGCCCGGCAGGTGCGCGCCTTTTTGCCGGCGGCGCTGGCCGAAGGGCGCGACTATCAGCAAGCCGGCGCTCGAGCGTTCGCCTATAGCCTGGCGCGAGTCATGGCCGCGGCCCTGTTACTGGACGACGCACAGTGGAATTTTCAGGCGGATGGCGATGCGCGGGCCATTGTGGTGGCGCGCCGCTGGTGCGCCCGGCAGTTGGCGCCGCTTATGTCCGCGGATCGGGCCTGGCGCGCCGAGAGCGAGGCCTTGGCCCGCGATCTGCCGCTTGCCGAGCGCGGAGCCGCGGCCGGTTCCAGGAAATCGTGA